GCATTCTCTTCGATGTCGGCAAAGACACCCTGAAGCCTGAGGCGAAGGACGCCCTGAGCAAGGCTGTCCCCACCCTTAGAGATTCCCAGACCACCATCGTCATCGAGGGTCACACCGACTCCACCGGCTCCGACGCCGTCAACCAGCCCTTGAGCGAGCGGCGCGCCGGCCGGGTGCGCGACTTCCTCGTATCGCAGGGAGTCCCGGGCTCCAAGATGGCGGCAGTCGGCTACGGGTCCACCCGCCCCGCGGTCCCCAATGACTCGGACGCGAACCGGGCCTTGAACCGCCGCGTGCAGATCGAACTCTCCCCCAACGAGAAGCTCAAAGCAGAGGGGAGCGGCAACAACTGATGCACCGGACATAGCACGAAAAAAGCGGGGCGCCTGCCAAGGCGCCCCGCTTTCCTTTCCCACTAGAGCTTCCAACCGCCGCTACTTCACGAACGTCCCCTTCTGGTACTCCTCAAACGCCACCTGCAGTTCCTCCTGGGTATTCATCACGATGGGCCCGTACCACGCAACCGGCTCGCCGATCGGCTTGCCCGAGATGAGCAGGAAACGGACCGGTTTCCCCTGGGTGGTCACCGAGACCACGTCACCGTCTTCGAACAGGATCAGGTTCTCGGCACCGCACTCGCAGCGGCGCTCCAAGTCGAAGTAGTTCGTCCCCACCACCTCGTGTTCATAGGCATTACGTTCATGGTCGAAGTACCCTTCGCCGTCGATCACGTAGGCGAGGACG
The sequence above is a segment of the Geomonas agri genome. Coding sequences within it:
- a CDS encoding OmpA family protein, which codes for MTARLIARIIVGMTTVALLATGCATNPDGSYEFKRTGLGALGGAVLGAGAGALIGGKSHRGRNAAIGGLTGAVVGGAVGNYMDRQAAALKKEMPQAEVIRDGDKVYVALPSGILFDVGKDTLKPEAKDALSKAVPTLRDSQTTIVIEGHTDSTGSDAVNQPLSERRAGRVRDFLVSQGVPGSKMAAVGYGSTRPAVPNDSDANRALNRRVQIELSPNEKLKAEGSGNN